The following proteins are encoded in a genomic region of Alphaproteobacteria bacterium:
- a CDS encoding MAPEG family protein, producing MITSLYAALLTLIYIGLSIYVIAGRWKFKLAVGDGNQDNMKRRIRAHGNFAEYAPLFLIILGLAEYSGLPASAVHGFGLLFVAARLLHAYSLTIGERYKDGILTGGIRFRSIGMVGTFTSMALLALVLIVQWIANSH from the coding sequence ATGATAACCTCACTTTATGCTGCCTTACTCACCCTAATCTATATCGGCTTGTCGATCTATGTGATTGCGGGACGTTGGAAGTTCAAACTTGCCGTCGGTGATGGCAATCAAGACAACATGAAACGCCGCATCCGCGCACATGGAAATTTTGCCGAATACGCCCCGCTATTTTTGATTATCCTTGGCCTGGCCGAATATAGCGGTCTGCCTGCCTCTGCTGTGCATGGTTTTGGACTCTTATTCGTGGCCGCACGGTTGTTGCATGCTTACAGCCTTACTATAGGTGAGCGTTACAAAGACGGCATCTTGACTGGAGGAATTCGTTTCAGGTCCATAGGTATGGTAGGAACGTTTACTTCAATGGCATTGTTAGCGCTGGTTTTAATAGTACAATGGATAGCCAA